In a genomic window of Vulpes vulpes isolate BD-2025 chromosome 6, VulVul3, whole genome shotgun sequence:
- the VRK1 gene encoding serine/threonine-protein kinase VRK1 isoform X3 — protein MPRVKAAQAGRQGPAKRRLAEHFAAGEIITDMTKKEWKLGSPIGQGGFGCIYLADMNSSKSVGSDAPCVVKVEPSDNGPLFTELKFYQRAAKPEQIQKWIRTHKLKYLGVPKYWGSGLHDKNGKSYRFMIMDRFGSDLQKIYEANARRFSRKTVLQLSLRILDILEYIHEHEYVHGDIKASNLLLSYKNPDQVYLVDYGLAYRYCPEGIHKEYKEDPKRCHDGTIEFTSIDAHNGVAPSRRGDLEILGYCMIQWLSGHLPWEDNLKDPNYVRDSKMRYRENIAGLMDKCFPERNKPDEIAKYMETVKLLGYAEKPLYQNLRDTLLQGLKAIGSKDDGKLDLSPVENGGLRTKSMTKRKKGIEESTQSSVEDMECSDTQTKEATQTRSKTRKRVQK, from the exons ATGCCTCGTGTAAAAGCAGCTCAAGCTGGAAGACAGGGCCCTGCAAAGAGACGACTTGCAGAACACTTTGCAGCTGGAGAGATAATCACGGACATGACAAAGAAGGAGTGGAAACTAGGATCGCCCATTGGCCAGGGCGGCTTCGGCTGTATATATCTTG CTGATATGAATTCTTCAAAGTCGGTGGGCAGCGATGCACCTTGTGTTGTAAAAGtg GAACCCAGTGACAATGGACCTCTCTTTACTGAACTGAAGTTCTACCAGCGAGCAGCCAAACCAGAGCAAA TTCAGAAGTGGATTCGTACCCATAAACTGAAGTACCTGGGTGTCCCTAAGTACTGGGGGTCTGGTCTAcatgataaaaatggaaagag TTACAGGTTTATGATAATGGATCGCTTTGGGAGTGACCTTcagaaaatatatgaagcaaatgcCAGAAGGTTTTCTCGGAAAACTGTCTTGCAGCTAAGCTTGAGAATT CTGGATATTCTGGAATATATTCACGAGCATGAGTACGTACACGGAGATATCAAGGCCTCAAATCTGCTTCTGAGCTACAAGAATCCTGACCAG GTGTACTTGGTAGATTACGGCCTTGCTTACCGGTATTGCCCAGAAGGAATTCATAAAGAATATAAGGAAGACCCCAAAAGATGTCATGATGGCACAATTGAATTCACCAGCATTGATGCACACAATGGTGTGG CCCCATCAAGACGTGGTGATTTGGAAATACTTGGTTATTGCATGATCCAGTGGCTTAGTGGTCATCTTCCATGGGAGGATAATTTGAAAGATCCTAACTATGTTAGAGATTCCAAAATGAG aTATAGAGAGAATATTGCTGGTTTGATGGACAAATGTTTTCCTGAGAGAAACAAGCCAG ATGAAATTGCTAAATACATGGAAACAGTGAAATTACTGGGCTATGCTGAGAAACCTCTCTATCAGAACTTGCGAGACACTCTTTTGCAAGGACTAAAAGCTATAGGAAGCAAGGATGATGGCAAGCTGGACCTCAGCCCCGTGGAGAATGGAGGCTTGAGAACAAAGTCAATGACGAAG